The DNA region TCGGCTGTGTTCAGTCTCTACTCGCGCGCCGTGGCCTCGATCGTGGCCCCCAGGTCAGGATCGTCGCTGCGGAGACACGGCGGCGCGCCAGGCTGCGGCCACACCGGTGCCGTACGCAGCCAACTTGATCAGCGGGCCGGCGATCGTCGCCTGGATCACCGCCATGGTCGCGTCCGCGCGGTCAGTGATGCGCTGCACCCCGGCGACGACCGCGTCGACGCGGGCCAGCTCCACGTTGACCCCGCTGACCGTCTCACCGACGCCGCCGATCAGGGGCACGGTCTCGTCGGTGATGCCTCGCACCAGGTTCCCGAGCTCGCTGATCAGCCGGAACACGTTGAGGAGGACCACGCAGATCACCAGGACCGCCAGCGCGAAGAACCCGGCTGCGACGAGCGCGGCCCACTCGGTTCCGCTCACGATGCGCCGCTCCTTCCGTCGTCTGGTGCGGTCGTGTCCGCGCTCGACCGTGTCGCCTGTGACCGCCACCGTGCGACCCGGCGGGCGATCTGCGCCTCGTCGCCGTACTCGGTCGGGCGGTACAGCACCCGACCCACCAACTCG from Actinomycetota bacterium includes:
- a CDS encoding DUF948 domain-containing protein, with amino-acid sequence MSGTEWAALVAAGFFALAVLVICVVLLNVFRLISELGNLVRGITDETVPLIGGVGETVSGVNVELARVDAVVAGVQRITDRADATMAVIQATIAGPLIKLAAYGTGVAAAWRAAVSPQRRS